Proteins found in one Planococcus citri chromosome 2, ihPlaCitr1.1, whole genome shotgun sequence genomic segment:
- the LOC135836948 gene encoding uncharacterized protein LOC135836948, with amino-acid sequence MSEKRKLSSEESDDSRTSRKKANRSRRPEDQPRLQLLSPLPPLIPPLPAQLSPLPPLPLLPESAFDDFSGNRDWQGAIPIQTERHGIILQNVLQNETIDQSNASVVSNSLELKKIAEDLSVIKHKLQSETEARVAEYTHIKETIRRTPNRNTFTRSLGIDANSVMNAGVFFTDELRHFPHEFIKDFEDYFGEMNVIEAHKVFAFKGVILTRTRAQFKETVINVNSYDEIKKRFLSFYWNLKAQKKTMKYFRDNVVFADDINIMAAQMQRWARTLSHRYFSCDEEIEIIDLLIERAPMRYQEMLYHEGQSIDLFIRRLEVMSQIDGDFENEVPFVVVPQPMENE; translated from the coding sequence ATGAGTGAAAAGAGGAAATTATCGAGTGAAGAATCAGACGACTCTCGCACAAGCAGGAAGAAAGCAAATCGTAGTCGGAGACCAGAAGACCAACCACGGCTACAACTGCTGTCACCGCTACCACCGCTTATACCACCGCTACCTGCACAGCTGTCACCGCTACCACCGCTACCACTGCTACCAGAAAGCGCTTTCGATGATTTTAGCGGAAACAGGGACTGGCAAGGAGCTATACCTATCCAAACTGAAAGGCATggaattattttgcaaaatgtcTTGCAAAATGAGACTATTGATCAAAGCAATGCTTCGGTAGTAAGTAATTCTTTGGAACTGAAAAAGATCGCTGAAGACTTGTCTGTAATAAAACATAAACTCCAATCCGAGACTGAAGCTCGTGTAGCAGAATACACTCATATTAAGGAAACAATCAGAAGGACGCCAAACAGAAACACTTTTACAAGATCATTGGGAATTGACGCGAATTCAGTGATGAATGCTGGTGTATTTTTCACCGACGAGCTACGTCATTTTCCACATGAATTCATTAAGGACTTCGAAGACTATTTCGGCGAGATGAATGTAATCGAGGCGCATAAAGTTTTTGCATTCAAAGGAGTCATTTTGACAAGAACACGCGCGCAGTTCAAAGAAACTGTGATAAATGTCAATTCgtatgatgaaattaaaaaacgatTTCTCTCGTTTTATTGGAACCTGAAAGCCCAAAAGAAgacgatgaaatattttcgtGATAATGTCGTATTTGCTGACGATATTAACATAATGGCCGCTCAGATGCAGAGATGGGCTAGAACCCTTAGCCATCGATACTTCAGCTGCGATGAGGAGATTGAGATTATAGACTTGCTTATTGAGAGAGCTCCGATGCGATACCAAGAAATGTTGTACCATGAAGGGCAATCGATCGATCTATTCATCCGTAGGCTTGAAGTTATGTCGCAAATTGACGGTGATTTCGAAAATGAGGTTCCTTTCGTCGTCGTACCACAGCCAATGGAGAACGAGTAA